One window of Thioclava sp. GXIMD4216 genomic DNA carries:
- a CDS encoding DNA-binding response regulator, translating into MTDDIVLIVDDTPQTLGLLTDTLEREGMTVLVATSGQAALDLLGKIAPHVILMDAVMPGLDGFATTRAIKQTPGRENIPVIFMTGLSDTEHVVAGLAAGGVDYVTKPIKLEELIARIRVHLLNARLAEGARAALDATGRSLLAMDGGGRILWSTPRAEDLLGGLFHGGQLLLTDALVGQLLSLTRQTGSTAVVPLGEAEIGFHYLNPVREGEYLFRVTEDRPGLREEILRGRFPLTQREAEVLVWVAAGKSNQDIADILGNSVATVKKHLLQIYAKLSVENRATAAAMAVQVLSEQG; encoded by the coding sequence ATGACGGATGATATCGTGTTGATCGTGGATGACACGCCGCAGACGCTGGGGCTGTTGACCGATACGCTGGAGCGCGAGGGAATGACGGTGCTGGTGGCGACCTCGGGTCAGGCGGCGCTGGATCTTCTGGGCAAGATCGCGCCGCATGTGATCTTGATGGATGCGGTGATGCCGGGGCTGGATGGCTTTGCCACCACGCGGGCTATCAAACAGACGCCGGGGCGTGAGAATATCCCTGTGATCTTCATGACCGGATTGTCAGATACCGAACATGTGGTGGCCGGATTGGCGGCAGGCGGCGTCGATTATGTCACAAAACCGATCAAGCTTGAGGAATTGATCGCCCGTATCCGCGTGCATCTGCTGAATGCGCGTTTGGCCGAAGGGGCGCGGGCGGCGCTGGATGCGACGGGGCGGTCCTTGCTGGCGATGGATGGCGGCGGGCGTATCCTGTGGTCCACGCCGCGCGCCGAAGACCTGCTGGGCGGGCTGTTTCATGGCGGGCAGCTGCTGCTGACCGATGCGCTGGTGGGGCAGCTTCTGTCGCTGACCCGTCAGACGGGCAGCACGGCGGTGGTGCCCTTGGGCGAGGCCGAGATCGGGTTCCATTACCTCAACCCCGTGCGCGAGGGTGAATATCTGTTCCGCGTCACCGAAGACCGTCCGGGCCTGCGCGAAGAGATCCTGCGCGGGCGTTTTCCGCTGACCCAGCGCGAGGCCGAGGTGCTGGTCTGGGTTGCCGCTGGCAAGTCCAATCAGGACATAGCCGACATTTTGGGAAATTCGGTCGCCACGGTGAAAAAGCACCTTTTGCAGATCTATGCCAAATTATCCGTGGAAAATCGGGCCACTGCGGCGGCGATGGCGGTGCAGGTGCTGTCCGAGCAGGGATGA